A stretch of the Aegilops tauschii subsp. strangulata cultivar AL8/78 chromosome 4, Aet v6.0, whole genome shotgun sequence genome encodes the following:
- the LOC109737692 gene encoding endoglucanase 10: MFGRDPWGGTLEISNADSATDDDRSRDLDRGAMMRHQLDETQQSWLLAGPGDQAGKKKKKYVDIGCMVIDRKIFMWTVGLILGVGLFVGFVMMIVKLVPHKKPPPPPPDQYTLALHKALMFFNAQRSGHLPKHNGVSWRGNSGMKDGLSDSTVKKSLVGGFYDAGDAIKFNYPMAWSMTMLSWTVIEYRAKYEAIGELDHVKEIIKWGTDYMLKTFNSSADTIDRIVAQVGVGDTSKGPMPNDHYCWMRPEDIDYKRPVIECHSCSDLAAEMAAALAAASIVFKDSKAYSDKLVHGAKALYKFGRLQRGRYSPNGSDQSLFYNSTSYWDEFVWGGAWMYFATGNTSYLTIATAPGMAKHAGAFWIGSPNYGVFTWDDKLPGSQVLLSRLRLFLSPGYPYEEILRTFHNQTDNVMCSYLPVFNSFNFTKGGLIQLNHGGPQPLQYVVNAAFLASLYADYLDTADTPGWYCGPNFYTTDVLRKFAKSQLDYILGKNPQKMSYVVGFGKKYPKRVHHRGASIPHNGVKYGCKGGFKWRESKKANPNILVGAMVAGPDKHDGFKDIRTNYNYTEPTLAANAGLVAALISLADIDTGRYSIDKNTIFSAVPPMFPTPPPPPSAWKP, encoded by the exons ATGTTCGGGCGGGACCCGTGGGGCGGGACGCTGGAGATCTCGAACGCGGACTCGGCGACGGACGACGACCGGAGCCGGGACCTGGACCGGGGCGCCATGATGCGGCACCAGCTGGACGAGACGCAGCAGAGCTGGCTGCTGGCCGGCCCGGGCGACCAGGccgggaagaagaagaagaagtacgTGGACATCGGCTGCATGGTCATCGACCGCAAGATCTTCATGTGGACCGTCGGCCTCATCCTCGGCGTCGGCCTCTTCGTCGGCTTCGTCATGATGATCGTCAAGCTCGTCCCGCACAAGaagcccccgccgccgccgccggaccaGTACACCCTCGCGCTGCACAAGGCGCTCATGTTCTTCAACGCCCAGCGAT CTGGTCATCTGCCCAAGCACAACGGCGTGAGCTGGAGGGGCAACTCCGGCATGAAGGACGGCCTCTCGGACAGCACCGTCAAGAAGAGCTTGGTCGGAGGCTTCTACGACGCAGGCGACGCCATCAAGTTCAACTACCCCATGGCCTGGTCCATGACCATGCTCAGCTGGACGGTGATCGAGTACAGGGCCAAGTACGAGGCCATCGGCGAGCTCGACCATGTCAAGGAGATCATCAAGTGGGGCACCGACTACATGCTCAAGACCTTCAACTCGTCCGCCGACACCATCGACCGGATTGTCGCCCAG GTCGGCGTGGGTGACACCTCTAAAGGCCCCATGCCGAACGACCACTACTGCTGGATGAGGCCAGAGGACATTGATTACAAGAGGCCTGTCATCGAGTGCCACTCTTGCTCGGATCTTGCCGCTGAGATGGCCGCCGCTCTCGCTGCGGCTTCCATAGTGTTCAAGGACAGCAAGGCGTACTCTGACAAGCTCGTCCATGGTGCCAAGGCGCTGTACAAGTTCGGTAGGCTGCAGCGCGGCCGATACAGCCCCAATGGCTCTGATCAGTCGCTGTTCTACAATTCCACCAGCTACTGGGATGAGTTTGTGTGGGGTGGTGCGTGGATGTACTTCGCCACGGGAAACACATCGTACCTGACGATCGCCACAGCTCCAGGGATGGCAAAGCATGCAGGCGCGTTCTGGATTGGCAGCCCAAACTATGGAGTGTTTACCTGGGATGACAAGCTTCCAGGATCTCAG GTTCTTCTCAGCAGGTTGCGGCTCTTCCTAAGTCCAGGGTATCCTTATGAAGAAATATTAAGGACATTCCACAACCAAACTGACAATGTCATGTGCTCATATTTACCagtattcaattcattcaacttCACTAAAG GAGGATTGATACAACTCAACCATGGAGGGCCTCAACCACTTCAGTACGTCGTCAATGCAGCTTTCCTTGCCTCTTTGTATGCTGATTATCTGGACACCGCAGATACACCAGGGTGGTATTGTGGACCTAATTTCTATACCACAGATGTCCTCCGCAAGTTTGCAAAGTCACAG CTTGATTACATCCTAGGCAAGAACCCACAAAAGATGAGCTACGTCGTGGGTTTTGGAAAGAAGTACCCGAAGCGTGTTCATCACAGAGGGGCATCAATCCCTCATAACGGTGTCAAGTACGGATGCAAAGGAGGTTTTAAATGGAGAGAGTCTAAGAAAGCAAACCCTAATATCCTCGTCGGAGCAATGGTTGCTGGCCCTGACAAGCATGATGGCTTCAAAGATATCCGCACAAATTACAATTACACAGAACCTACCCTTGCAGCAAATGCTGGCTTGGTTGCAGCATTGATTTCTCTAGCTGACATCGATACCGGCAGATATTCAATTGATAAGAACACCATCTTCTCAGCAGTTCCCCCAATGTTCCCGACACCCCCACCACCTCCATCAGCTTGGAAACCATGA
- the LOC109737693 gene encoding pentatricopeptide repeat-containing protein At1g77405, whose product MSSSSPSPTPSPSPSRLVPQLLVALLQRRRFDSALCPSPTFRGFSPSSIAALLAAIPRLILPRSAGRLCPQRPFPSPSSSYHRRVAAALTLAFLNWSHSDAIPHVVPLTEAPLRAAALSLARARALPALFGLLREHAPLVSTAALTDVIRALGEEGLPRQALAAFHRARQLRCSPDAQCYNTLLAALCRNGRFKEARFLLDQMERPGARCRPDSYTYTVLISWYCRIGAGTGCRKAARRRIYEAGRLFRRMGEKGLEPDVVTYNCYINGLCKTYRVERAHEVFDEMVKKGCMPNRVTYNSFVRYYSAVNKVDKAIEWMREMVARGHGVATSSTYTPLIHSLYESGRIGDARRFMIEMAESGHLPREHTYKLVKDATEEADEEALPAELCHSIEDGIKERFQHVMRMKPIMRPVTR is encoded by the coding sequence ATGTCCTCCTCGTCCCCCTCCCCtaccccgtcgccgtcgccgtcccgCCTGGTGCCGCAGCTCCTGGTCGccctcctccagcgccgccgcttCGACTCCGCGCTCTGCCCGTCCCCCACCTTCCGGGGCTTCTCGCCGTCCTCCATCGCCGCCTTGCTCGCCGCCATCCCGCGCCTCATCCTCCCGCGCTCCGCGGGCCGCCTCTGCCCGCAGCGGCCCTTCCCCTCCCCGTCCTCCTCCTACCACCGCCGGGTCGCCGCCGCGCTCACCCTCGCCTTCCTCAACTGGTCCCACTCCGACGCCATCCCGCACGTCGTCCCGCTCACCGAGGCCCCGCTCCGCGCCGCCGCGCTCTCCCTCGCCCGCGCCCGCGCGCTCCCCGCGCTCTTCGGCCTCCTCCGCGAGCACGCCCCGCTCGTCTCCACCGCCGCGCTCACCGACGTCATCCGCGCGCTCGGCGAGGAGGGCCTCCCGCGGCAGGCCCTCGCCGCCTTCCACCGCGCGCGCCAGCTCCGGTGCTCCCCGGACGCGCAGTGCTACAACACACTGCTCGCTGCGCTGTGCCGGAACGGCCGGTTCAAGGAGGCCAGGTTCCTGCTCGACCAGATGGAGCGCCCCGGGGCGCGCTGCAGGCCTGACTCCTACACCTACACCGTGCTCATTTCCTGGTACTGCCGGATCGGGGCGGGGACTGGGTGCCGGAAGGCCGCCAGGAGAAGGATCTATGAGGCCGGCAGGCTGTTCCGGAGGATGGGAGAGAAGGGGCTGGAGCCGGACGTCGTGACCTACAACTGTTATATTAATGGCCTCTGCAAGACGTACCGCGTGGAGCGTGCGCAcgaggtgtttgatgaaatggtgAAGAAGGGGTGCATGCCGAACCGGGTGACATATAACTCTTTTGTGAGGTATTACAGTGCGGTGAATAAGGTTGACAAGGCTATTGAGTGGATGAGGGAGATGGTGGCGAGGGGGCATGGGGTGGCGACATCAAGCACATACACACCTCTTATACATTCGCTATACGAGAGTGGGCGGATCGGGGATGCAAGGCGGTTCATGATCGAGATGGCGGAAAGTGGGCACCTACCCAGGGAACACACCTACAAGCTTGTGAAGGATGCAACCGAGGAGGCCGATGAGGAGGCCTTGCCAGCAGAGCTGTGTCACTCCATTGAGGATGGCATCAAGGAAAGGTTTCAGCATGTCATGCGTATGAAGCCCATAATGCGACCAGTGACAAGATAA